The bacterium genome includes the window ATCGCCCACGGCGTATATTCCTTTCACCGAGGTCTCCAATTTGTCCGAGACCTTGATGAAGCCCTTCTTGTCGGTCACAATAGCGACCGCATCCTGCCACAGACCTTCCGTCAGCGGCTTGCGGCCCACACCCAATAAAAGCTTCTGGCAGTCCTTCTCCACCTTCCTCCCGTCCTCGGTCTCTATAACGGCATGAAGACCCGCGTCCGTCCTCTCGAGCTCCGTCACCTTCGACGAGAGATATAGCTCTATTCCCTGGCGCTGGATGAGTTTCGCAATATTATCCGCTACCTCCGCGTCCAGACCGGGCTGAACCTGGGGCATTATCTCCACTATAGTCACCTTTGTGCCGAAGGAGTTGTATACGGTCGCCATCTCGAGGCCGGAGGCGCCGGCGCCCACCACTATCATGCTCTCCGGAACGCTTGCGAAGAATAGCGCGCGCTCGGCGTAGAAAATCCGCTCGTCGTCCGGCACAATGCCGGGCAGGGGTGTCGGCGCAGAACCTGTTGCGATGATTATCGAGTCCGTTTCGAGAATCCGCTTCTGCGCTGCCTCCTCGACCTCCACCTTACCGGGCTCCGCAATCCTTGCGACCCCTTTCACAAGTTCAACGTTGTTTGCGGTGAATAGGAACTCGACGCCCTTGACGAGCTTGGTCACCACCGAGTCCTTCCACTGCTGGAGTTTGGGGAAATCGAGTTCCTTATCTTCGAACCCAAGCCCCATCCGCTGGAAGAGGGGGATGGAGTGCTTAACCTCAGCCGCGTGGCAGAGCGCCTTGGTGGGTATGCATCCCCAGTTGAGGCACACGCCTCCAACCGCGTTCTTTTCGACTACCGCCACCTTCTTTCCCAATTGCCCGAGTCTTATTGCCGCAGGGTAACCGCCAGGTCCGGCGCCTATTACAACAGCATCATACTTCATCGCAAAACTCCTTGGCTGAACTTGTGAATAATCCGTTGAATCAAGAAATTCTAGTCCCTCGAACTCTCAAGTCAACAGCAGTCAGTATCACGATATTGACAACCCTAACCCCCAGCATATCATTTATCCGTAAATTGCAATAAAACGGGAGGAAATATGAAAAAAAACTTCCCATAATCCTGACTTCCGTTGCGGTGATGGTTGTTTTGGGCTGCGCGGCGTACTTTCCCTATGTTACGATATACGACGTTGTTCTTACGAAAATGGTAGAGGCTTCAGAGGATGCCTTGCCGCTTGATCCCAACATATTCCGGCTGCAAGTGACGATTGCGTCCTTGTTGATAGCAGGTGTCTTATCCGTGTCGATGGTTTTACTTAGAAAGGCATGTCGTTCGCTTGAACTCCAGCTTTTTAAAAGAATACTCTCTTGGGGCATCTTTTACATCCCTATAGTGACTATACTCATGCTCACAGGTTTGTGGCTGGATTTCAGGATGGGTCTTCCTTTAACAGAAGAATATCGAGAAGATTTCTGCAGGGTAGCTTATATCTTTGCCCATATATTAGCGCATGAAATCGGACATGCACTGGGCTTGAAAGACGAAAAGTTGGACCCAAATGACGACGAAGATCCAGTAAGCTACCAGTTGATGTGTAGCGAGCTTCTGTACGGTGTATACGAATCACAAAAATTCGGTGTTTCCTATGAAAATTCCAATTTCATGACTGATATCAGTGAAGAGAATAGGAACAATGATTGTCTGATCAACTTTCATAAGTTGCTCGGAAGAGAAACAACAACAAACCTTTGGTAGGAGGTATCAAATGCATTTAACATTAATTTCGTTTCTCTTAACCGTAACCGTTATAGGCAATGCTAAGTCTCAAGCTGAGGTATTGCTTTCTTGTCTCACGCAAACGGATCCAATGTTGTATAGTTCACTTGAGGATTTTGACGCTTCAGGTAATCTTTGGTTTATTAGCAAAGTCGGTAAAAACCTATATGCGACAAAAATCAGTCCAAAAGGTGAGTTAATTTTCAGCAAAATACTCCTTTTTACCTCCCCCAAAAACCAGAGGGTAAACATTGGGACATCAAGAATAACTTTTGATCGATGGGAAAATGCGTATTTCCTGTTTTCATCCGACGAATCCGATAATAGCAGTGAAGATCTTCACTTTATTCGAGTAAGCTCGAATGGAGTTTTCAATGATTACTACCCATGGCCACGCTTAGCAAATGCTAGCAGCTACAAGACAGTCTTACCCGGTGATACACTGATGCTGATAGGTTCTGAAATGTTAACAAGTTCAACTAAGATAGAAGAATTTCGATGGGTCATGCATAAAGCCTTACTTGACCAGACGGGACTCACTCCTATTAGCCAGGAAACATACGACTACCGACTTTATCCCTATCATATTATGTGGACTGGTCGTTACGGTGCAGTTTTCACTGACTGGATTCGCAGATTTGGGCTTAACGCAAGAATCAAGGTCAATCCTCATGAATCTAACGACAGGTCCGGTGAAATCGATCTTATCAAACTTGACTTAAATATACCTCATCAAAACACTTCTGAACCTCTCATTGATACTTTCTCGTGGAGAAAATACATCTGGAGAACCTATCAAAACGCTTGTATTGGCTACATGACCTTTGCCCCTTTCAAAAATGAAGGATACGTCCTATACATCCCAGATCCTGATGATTCGACCCTTTCTCACGCAATACTCTTTGATACGAATTTCGTGCTTCTTGAGCCATCAGAATTGAAGGGCGGCGGTTCACGTTATCCGAAGAATTTTGATCTACTTCCTACTGATGCAGAACGACACTCTAGCTTCCGTTGGCGTCGTGACTGTTACGGCAATTTAATTGAAGCCCAAGTTTTATTCTGGGGTAGCGACAATTACGGAAATCTTTATACTTTTAAGAAAATGAATACTATGGACGGGAGGTAACTATGCATAATAGGTTTATAATTCTGTTCCTTTTCCTCTCAAATCTAATGATGGCGGTACTTATTCCCCAACCTGTAGTAAATGGATATCAACGTTTGACCAAGGATTTGTCTGACTCTCAATTAGGGAAAACCCTCTTTGGATACCTAAAAGGAGAAATCTCTTTCAAATATAGCTCCTCTAATGAATGGGTTACCATTTGTGCAGACCGGGCATGGAGTCGACTCATCTATATCCATTCTTATCTCCAAAATGGTGAGCGTGTTCTGTTTCAGCGCCCATTGGACAAATTGTCAGAGAATGAATGCATAGTTGGGGGTTGAGCCTGGTCGTAAAAGGGGTTATACTGACCCCAAGGAGCGCGCATGGATGCAACGACCCAGGCTCAGGGAGGAGCGGCAAGGCTGATCCAGAAGGTAAAACAGGAGACACGGCGCAAGTTCAGCGCAGAGGATAAGATAAGGATTGTATTGGAGGGTTTCAGGAAGGAGATTTCGGTAGCGGAGTTATGCCGTCGGGAACGGATCAATCCGACGGTATACTACAACTGGCTGAAGCAGTTCATGGAGGGCGGGAAGTGTCAGCTGCGAGGCGATACGCTCCGCAGCGCGACGAGGGAGGAGGTATCCTCACTTCGGGAGGAGAACCTTCGGTTGAAGGAGCTACGGCGGCGAGCGGGAGGATATCGCCTACTCCATCGTCGCGACTCCGGACTCGGGCGCGGTCGTCGCAGGGTATACCAAGTCGCGAGGCGCAGGAAGAAAGGACGTATGGCTGTTCAAGGTCGATAGAGATGGCAAGCTCTTGTGGGAAAACACGTTCGGAACATGGCAGGACGAGGAGGCTTTCTCCGTAGACGCCACCCCGGAGGCCGGGTTCATACTCACAGGCTACTGCACTGTCAAAGGTTCCAAAGACCTTTGGGTCATTAAAACAAACGCGCAGGGAAACGTAAACCAGTAATTCAGAATACCAACAAAATCAGATAATCCAGGTTGTGCTATTTTCTTTAGTTAATCCCCGAACGCGCGGTCGAGCAGCTCCTTCGAGGGCTTCTTCGTAAAGAGCGATACGAGCACGATAATTAAGAGGGAGATCAGTATTCCCGGAATGAAGCCGTGAATGCCTGAATCCGCAACAAGCTTCCAGCCCGCCTTTCCGAGAATCTGCCA containing:
- the lpdA gene encoding dihydrolipoyl dehydrogenase, which codes for MKYDAVVIGAGPGGYPAAIRLGQLGKKVAVVEKNAVGGVCLNWGCIPTKALCHAAEVKHSIPLFQRMGLGFEDKELDFPKLQQWKDSVVTKLVKGVEFLFTANNVELVKGVARIAEPGKVEVEEAAQKRILETDSIIIATGSAPTPLPGIVPDDERIFYAERALFFASVPESMIVVGAGASGLEMATVYNSFGTKVTIVEIMPQVQPGLDAEVADNIAKLIQRQGIELYLSSKVTELERTDAGLHAVIETEDGRKVEKDCQKLLLGVGRKPLTEGLWQDAVAIVTDKKGFIKVSDKLETSVKGIYAVGDVTGPPLLAHRATKQGVVAAEVIAGHDVKFDPKAMPACIYTIPNVASVGLSEKQAQDAGLEFEVGRFPYSALGRASTLGERDGFVKIIAEKGSGKLLGMHVIGTGADTLIGEGIVSLELEASLEVLGSSVQPHPTLLEAVMEAAENVYKKAIHIKN
- a CDS encoding metallopeptidase family protein, coding for MMVVLGCAAYFPYVTIYDVVLTKMVEASEDALPLDPNIFRLQVTIASLLIAGVLSVSMVLLRKACRSLELQLFKRILSWGIFYIPIVTILMLTGLWLDFRMGLPLTEEYREDFCRVAYIFAHILAHEIGHALGLKDEKLDPNDDEDPVSYQLMCSELLYGVYESQKFGVSYENSNFMTDISEENRNNDCLINFHKLLGRETTTNLW
- a CDS encoding transposase, producing the protein MDATTQAQGGAARLIQKVKQETRRKFSAEDKIRIVLEGFRKEISVAELCRRERINPTVYYNWLKQFMEGGKCQLRGDTLRSATREEVSSLREENLRLKELRRRAGGYRLLHRRDSGLGRGRRRVYQVARRRKKGRMAVQGR